Sequence from the Curtobacterium sp. MCLR17_007 genome:
AGAAGGCGTTGGTGCGGTCGACGTTCGCCTTGGAGAACAGCCCGCTCTCCTTGCGCTCGAAGATCGGCGGACCGGCCTTCTTGCCGATGTAGTACCCGAGCTCGCCGCCGAGGAAGGCCGCTGCGGCGATCATCAGCGCCGCGGCCCAGACGGGGATCCCGCCGATGGCGCCACCGCGGTCGAAGGCGAACAGGCCCGTGATGACGAGCAGGCTGTCGCCGGGGAAGACGAACCCGATCAGCAGACCGGTCTCGGCGAAGATGATGGCGCACACCACGAGCACGGCGACGGCCCCGAAGTGGTCGAGGATGTACTGCGGATCCAGCCATGGGATCAGGGCGAGTGCGACGGAGTGCATGCTTCTTCCGGTCGTGCGGGTGCGGGGACAGAGGGTCACCCGCAGGTCGAGGGTACCGTGCAGCCGTCAGGGGGCCGTCCGCCGCCGGTATGAGATGCGCGAGGACGCAGGATCGGTGCGGCGCGAGGACGCAGGATCGGTGCGGAAGGAGGGACTCGAACCCTCACGCCTTGCGGCACAGGAACCTAAATCCTGCGTGTCTACCGTTCCACCACTCCCGCGAGCACCGACAGCGTACCCGCGGGCGCCGCTGCGGACGGTGCGCACCGTGGCGGAGCCGGCCGAAGCCTCCAGGCCGGTGGCCGGTGCGGACGGTGCGAGGTTCCGGACACGGTGGGACGGCTTCGGGCTCGCACGCTGTCCGGAACCTCGCACACTGCAGCGGGGCGCGGGGCGCGCGGCTGCCGCGTCAGCGCAGCCGACGGGGGAGGTACCGGGGGACGTAGCGCAGCAGCACTCCGGCGCCGATGAGCCCGAGCACGCCCATCACGCCGCTCGCGATCGCGATCGAGGCCACCGCGGTGATGCCCGAGATCAGGAGCGGTGCGGCGGCCTGACCGAAGTCGCCGGTGAACCGCCAGGCGCCGAGGAACGGGGCCGGGTTCCCGCGCGGTGCGAGGTCCGCGCCGAGGGTCATCAGGATGCCGGAGCCGACGCCGTTCGCCAGCGACATGCCCACCGCGATCCCGACGAACCACCCCACGCGGGCGTCGAGGTGGCCACTCCATGCGAGGAGGAAGTAGCTGATGCTGAGTCCGAGCATGCAGGGCAGGGCGCTCGCGAGACGTCCCCACCGGTCCATGATCTGGCCGCTCGTGTAGAAGAGCGCGAAGTCGACCGCCCCGGCGATGCCGATCACCAGGGCGGCGGTCGCGTCGTCCATCCCGACGCTGACGGCCCAGAGCGGCAGGATCACCTGGCGCCCCGCACGCATCGCGCCGATCAGGCCGGCACCGCTGCCGAGGCGCAGCAGCACGCTGCGGTTCTGACGGATGGTGCGGAACAGCCCGTGCGACTCCTGCTGCACCAGGATCGCGCCGGTGTCGGTCGCGTCGCCGACGGTGTCGCCGTCCGGACGGGAGGCCCGGCTCGGCCGCCGCAGACCGCGCACGCCCGTCGCGGGGTCGCGCAGCACGAGCAGGGTCACCGCCGCCGCCAGGCAGCAGACGATGTGGATCCAGAAGGCGCTCTGCGTGGTGCCGGTCAGGTGGATCACCCCGGCGGCGAGGAAGGGGCCGACGAAGTAGCCGAAGCGGAAGACCCCGCCCAGGCTGGAGAGCGCCCGGGCCCGGATGTGGATCGGGATCGCGGTGGTCATGTACGCGTGTCGAGCGAGGGCGAACACCGCCGTGGAGAGTCCGACCAGGAAGACGCCGACCGCCAGCACGACGGGGTTCGGTGCCACGGTGCAGACGACGAGCCCGACCATCGACACGAGCGCGGCGCCGATCATCGCGTTGCGCTCGCCGATCCGCGCGACGACGACCCCCGACGGCACGTCGCCGATGAGCTCGCCGACGAGGATCAGCGACGCGACGAACCCGGCGATCGCCAGGCTCGCGCCGAGCGAGTTCGCCGCGATCGGGATGATCGGGATGATCGCGCCCTCACCGATCGCGAACAGGGCCGCGGGGAGGAAGCCGGACAGCAGCACGGCTCGGAAGTCGAATGAGTCGTTCCCGGTCCTGGCCATCGCGGGACCAACGGTACGCCAGCGGTACGGTTCCGTCGGCGGGTTACCCTGGAGTCATGCGAGTTCTGGCGGCGATGAGCGGTGGTGTCGACTCGGCGGTGGCTGCCGCCAGGGCGGTCGACGCCGGTCACGACGTGGTCGGGGTCCACCTGGCGCTGAGTCGGATGCCCGGCACGCTCAGGACGGGCAGCCGTGGGTGCTGCACCATCGAGGACTCGATGGACGCCCAGCGTGCTGCCTCGGCGCTCGGCATCCCGTACTACGTGTGGGACTTCTCGGCGCGCTTCAAGGAGGACGTCGTCGACGACTTCGTGGCCGAGTACCAGGCCGGTCGCACGCCGAACCCCTGCATGCGCTGCAACGAGCGGATCAAGTTCGCCGCCCTGCTCGAGAAGGCCCTGGCGCTCGGGTTCGACGCCGTCTGCACCGGGCACTACGCCTCGATCGTCACGACTGACGACGGCTCCCGCGAGCTGCACCGGTCGGCCGCGTGGGCGAAGGACCAGTCGTACGTGCTCGGGGTGCTCACCGCCGAGCAGCTCCAGCACGCGATGTTCCCGCTCGGTGCCACCCCGTCCAAGGACGAGGTCCGGGCCGAGGCCGCCGCGCGCGGGCTCACCGTGGCGCAGAAGCCCGACTCCTACGACATCTGCTTCATCCCCGACGGCGACACCCGCGGTTGGCTCGCCGACCGCGTCGGGACCGCCCCGGGCGACGTCGTGGAGCGCGACGGCACCGTGGTGGGGTCGCACGAGGGCGCGACCGGCTACACCGTCGGACAGCGTCGCGGACTGGCGCTCGGCCGACCGGCACCCGACGGCAAGCCGCGGTTCGTGCTCGAGATCCGCCCGAAGGACAACACCGTCGTCGTCGGCCCGAAGGAAGCCCTCGCCGTCACGTCGATGTCCGGTGCGCGGTTCACCTGGGCCGGAGCCGCTCCGACCGACCCGGCGACGCCCTTCGTGTGCGACGTGCAGATCCGGGCGCACGCCGACCCGGTCCCCGCGACGGCCCGGGTGGCCGACGGGGTGCTGGTGATCGACGTCGACGAGCCCCTGCACGGGGTCGCGCCCGGACAGACCGCGGTCGTGTACGTCGGCACGCGCGTGCTCGGCCAGTGCACGATCGACGACACCGTCAGCGCGGTGCCCGTCGACGCCTGACGTCGGCGGTCGGGCAGCGGGGCGGCTCCTGGCGGTGCCGGTCGGGGGTTCACGGTAGAACTGTCGGTATGAGCGAGACCGACGCCACGTTCGAGACCATCGACCCCGCCGAGCTCGACGCAGCCCAGGCGGCGCGCGAGGTCGAACGGCTCCGTGCGCGGGCGAACGAACTGCGTGACGACTACTACGAGGGCAACGGCTCGCCGGTCTCCGACGCCGACTACGACGGCATGATGCACCGGCTCGACGCGATCGAGCGACGCTTCCCTGAGCTCCTGACCCCGGACAGCCCGACGCAGACGGTCGGTGGCCGCGCCGAGACGACGCAGTTCGCCCCGGTCGAGCACGCCGAGCGCATGCTCAGCCTCGACAACGTCTTCTCGCCGGACGAACTCGCCGAGTGGGCGGCCAAGGTCCAGCGCGACGCCGGCACCGAGCGCGTCCGGTTCCTCACCGAGCTCAAGATCGACGGTCTCGCGATCAACCTGCGCTACGAGCACGGTCGGTTGGTCAGCGCCGCCACGCGCGGCGACGGCGTCGTGGGCGAGGACGTCACCGGCAACGTCCGGACCATGGGCACCATCCCCGACCGGCTGTCCGGCACCGGCCACCCGCCCCTGGTCGAGGTCCGCGGCGAGATCTTCTTCCCGGTCGAGCAATTCGACGAGCTCAACGCCAAGCAGCGTGACGCGGGGGAGCGCGTGTTCGCCAACCCCCGGAACGCCGCTGCCGGGTCGTTGCGGCAGAAGGAAGAGGGCAAGTCACCCGCCAAGCGCGAGCTCATGGTCGACCGACTGCGACGGCTCCGCATGCTCGTGCACGGCATCGGCGCGTGGCCGGTGCCCGAACTCGAGCGCGACACCGAGGCCCGCTCGCAGTCCCAGGTCTACGAGCTGCTGCACTCGTGGGGGCTGCCGACGGGCACGCATCACCGGGTGTTCGACACCATCGACGAGGTCCTCGGCTTCGTCAAGGACTACGGCGAACGTCGGGCGTCGGTCGAGCACCAGATCGACGGCATCGTCATCAAGGTCGACGACCTCGGACTGCACGAAGAACTCGGCTCGACGTCGCGGGCTCCGCGGTGGGCGATCGCCTACAAGTACCCGCCGGAAGAAGTGCACACGAAGCTCGTCGACATCGTCGTCAGCGTCGGACGCACGGGCCGCGCGACGCCGTTCGCCGTGATGGCACCGGCCGAGGTCGCCGGCTCCGTCGTGCGTCAGGCCACCCTGCACAACCAGCAGGTCGTCCGGGCCAAGGGCGTCCTCATCGGCGACACCGTCGTGCTGCGCAAGGCGGGCGACGTCATCCCCGAGGTGCTCGGCCCGGTCGTCGAGCTCCGCGACGGCTCCGAGCGCGAGTTCGTCATGCCGACCGAGTGCCCCGAGTGCGGCACCACGCTCGCCCCGGCGAAAGAGGGAGACATCGACCTGCGCTGCCCGAACGCCAAGAGCTGCCCGGCGCAGGTGCGCGGTCGTGTCGAGCACATCGCATCGCGTGGCTCGCTCGACATCGAGGGACTCGGCGAGGTCGCTGCGGCGGCCCTGACGCAGCCGCTCCACCCCGAGGTCCCGCCGCTCGAGACCGAGGCGGGCCTGTTCGACCTGACGATGCAGGACATCGTGCCGATCGAGGTGGTCGTCCGCGACGCCGAGACCGGCATGCAGAAGACCGACGAATCGGGGACGCCCAAGCGCGTCACACCGTTCAGCCGTGCCCGCAAGAAGACCGACCCGGCGTTCGACCCCGACGCACGTGGCGCGGACTACACCGGCGAACCCGGCCGCTACCCGTCCAAGAACGCGTTCGAGATGCTCGCGAACATCGACGCTGCCAAGACCTCGCCGCTGTGGCGGATCCTGGTCGGCCTGAGCATCCGCCACGTCGGTCCCGTCGCTGCCCGTGCCCTGGCGAACCACTTCGGGTCGCTCGACGCCATCCGGTCGGCGTCGCGGGACGAACTCGCCGCGGTCGACGGCGTCGGCGGCATCATCGCCGATGCGCTCCTGGACTGGTTCGAGGTCGACTGGCACCGCGACGTGATCGACCGGTGGACGGCCGCGGGCGTGCAGTTCAGCACGCCCGGACACCCGGGGCCGGGGGCTGCCACGACCGAGGGCGGCGTCCTCAGCGGGGTCACCGTCGTCGCGACGGGCTCCCTCGAGGGCTACACGCGAGAGGGCGCGCTCGAGGCGATCATCGCAGCGGGCGGCAAGGCCGCGTCGAGCGTCAGCAAGAAGACGCACTTCGTCGCCGCCGGTCCCGGCGCCGGGTCGAAGCTCACGAAGGCGGAGCAGCTCGGCCTGCGGATCATCGACGCGGAGCAGTTCCACGTGCTCGTCACCGAAGGCCCCGGCGCGCTGCCCGAGGCTGTCGAGCCGGATGCAGCCGACTCGCCCGCAGCCGTCGAGCCGGATGCAGCCGACTCGCCAGC
This genomic interval carries:
- the ligA gene encoding NAD-dependent DNA ligase LigA, which codes for MSETDATFETIDPAELDAAQAAREVERLRARANELRDDYYEGNGSPVSDADYDGMMHRLDAIERRFPELLTPDSPTQTVGGRAETTQFAPVEHAERMLSLDNVFSPDELAEWAAKVQRDAGTERVRFLTELKIDGLAINLRYEHGRLVSAATRGDGVVGEDVTGNVRTMGTIPDRLSGTGHPPLVEVRGEIFFPVEQFDELNAKQRDAGERVFANPRNAAAGSLRQKEEGKSPAKRELMVDRLRRLRMLVHGIGAWPVPELERDTEARSQSQVYELLHSWGLPTGTHHRVFDTIDEVLGFVKDYGERRASVEHQIDGIVIKVDDLGLHEELGSTSRAPRWAIAYKYPPEEVHTKLVDIVVSVGRTGRATPFAVMAPAEVAGSVVRQATLHNQQVVRAKGVLIGDTVVLRKAGDVIPEVLGPVVELRDGSEREFVMPTECPECGTTLAPAKEGDIDLRCPNAKSCPAQVRGRVEHIASRGSLDIEGLGEVAAAALTQPLHPEVPPLETEAGLFDLTMQDIVPIEVVVRDAETGMQKTDESGTPKRVTPFSRARKKTDPAFDPDARGADYTGEPGRYPSKNAFEMLANIDAAKTSPLWRILVGLSIRHVGPVAARALANHFGSLDAIRSASRDELAAVDGVGGIIADALLDWFEVDWHRDVIDRWTAAGVQFSTPGHPGPGAATTEGGVLSGVTVVATGSLEGYTREGALEAIIAAGGKAASSVSKKTHFVAAGPGAGSKLTKAEQLGLRIIDAEQFHVLVTEGPGALPEAVEPDAADSPAAVEPDAADSPAAAEPVRAD
- the mnmA gene encoding tRNA 2-thiouridine(34) synthase MnmA; the encoded protein is MRVLAAMSGGVDSAVAAARAVDAGHDVVGVHLALSRMPGTLRTGSRGCCTIEDSMDAQRAASALGIPYYVWDFSARFKEDVVDDFVAEYQAGRTPNPCMRCNERIKFAALLEKALALGFDAVCTGHYASIVTTDDGSRELHRSAAWAKDQSYVLGVLTAEQLQHAMFPLGATPSKDEVRAEAAARGLTVAQKPDSYDICFIPDGDTRGWLADRVGTAPGDVVERDGTVVGSHEGATGYTVGQRRGLALGRPAPDGKPRFVLEIRPKDNTVVVGPKEALAVTSMSGARFTWAGAAPTDPATPFVCDVQIRAHADPVPATARVADGVLVIDVDEPLHGVAPGQTAVVYVGTRVLGQCTIDDTVSAVPVDA
- a CDS encoding MFS transporter, yielding MARTGNDSFDFRAVLLSGFLPAALFAIGEGAIIPIIPIAANSLGASLAIAGFVASLILVGELIGDVPSGVVVARIGERNAMIGAALVSMVGLVVCTVAPNPVVLAVGVFLVGLSTAVFALARHAYMTTAIPIHIRARALSSLGGVFRFGYFVGPFLAAGVIHLTGTTQSAFWIHIVCCLAAAVTLLVLRDPATGVRGLRRPSRASRPDGDTVGDATDTGAILVQQESHGLFRTIRQNRSVLLRLGSGAGLIGAMRAGRQVILPLWAVSVGMDDATAALVIGIAGAVDFALFYTSGQIMDRWGRLASALPCMLGLSISYFLLAWSGHLDARVGWFVGIAVGMSLANGVGSGILMTLGADLAPRGNPAPFLGAWRFTGDFGQAAAPLLISGITAVASIAIASGVMGVLGLIGAGVLLRYVPRYLPRRLR
- a CDS encoding DedA family protein, encoding MHSVALALIPWLDPQYILDHFGAVAVLVVCAIIFAETGLLIGFVFPGDSLLVITGLFAFDRGGAIGGIPVWAAALMIAAAAFLGGELGYYIGKKAGPPIFERKESGLFSKANVDRTNAFFHRFGPLAVILARFVPVVRTFLPIAAGVGRMNYKKYSLYNAIGALIWGVGVTFLGYFLGYIPFVADFVREYIDVILLAAVVVTVVPMALTYIRNARRAKKHEQEEQHGQPTVD